Proteins from one Panicum virgatum strain AP13 chromosome 7K, P.virgatum_v5, whole genome shotgun sequence genomic window:
- the LOC120643144 gene encoding coatomer subunit epsilon-2-like — protein MASSPDHLFGLRNSFYIGAYHAAITSSQSVPAHALSPDDLLERDALLYRSYIAIGSHQLVIGEIGPGAATALQAVKLLAAYLSGDAGNRESAVSRLRELLSDAAIGSNPILRLMAGTIFMHERDYAEALKHTHSGGNMELLALNVQIYLQMHRADHAEKQLRVMQQLDEDHTLTQLANAWVDLVMGGSKIQEAHLIFQDLSEKYPPTCTILNGKALCSMHMGNFEDAEGLLLESLNKDAKDAETLANLTVCSLNLGKPATRYLNQLKLVNPEHTLVKRMSSAADSFDRACQAMA, from the exons ATGGCGTCGTCGCCGGATCACCTCTTCGGCCTCCGCAACAGCTTCTACATCGGCGCGTACCACGCCGCCATCACCAGCAGCCAGTCCGTCCCCGCGCACGCGCTCTCCCCCGACGACCTCCTCGAGCGCGACGCCCTCCTCTACCGCTCCTACATCGCCATCGGCTCCCACCAG CTGGTGATCGGCGAGATCGGGCCCGGCGCCGCCACGGCGCTCCAGGCCGTCAAGCTCCTCGCGGCGTACCTCTCCGGCGACGCCGGGAACAGG GAATCGGCAGTCTCcaggcttcgtgagctcctttcAGATGCGGCGATCGGCAGCAATCCGATCCTCCGGCTGATGGCCGGCACCATCTTCATGCACGAGCGCGATTACGCCGAGGCTCTTAAGCACACCCACTCTGGTGGGAACATGGAGCT GCTTGCTCTGAATGTCCAAATATACCTCCAGATGCACAGGGCAGACCACGCAGAGAAGCAACTCAGGGTCATGCAGCAGCTGGACGAAGACCACACGCTGACGCAGCTCGCCAATGCATGGGTCGACCTTGTCATG GGTGGGTCCAAGATCCAAGAAGCGCACCTCATCTTCCAAGACTTGTCTGAGAAATACCCACCGACCTGCACGATCCTTAACGGGAAAGCTCTGTGCTCCATGCACATGGGCAACTTCGAGGACGCGGAAGGCTTGCTGCTGGAGTCACTGAACAAG GACGCCAAGGATGCTGAAACTCTCGCGAACCTGACGGTGTGCAGCCTGAACTTGGGAAAACCTGCAACGCGATACCTCAA CCAGTTGAAGCTAGTAAACCCGGAGCACACGCTGGTGAAGCGAatgtcctccgccgccgacagTTTCGACAGAGCCTGCCAAGCCATGGCATGA
- the LOC120641963 gene encoding putative lipid-binding protein AIR1 — protein sequence MATRQATAAATLAFLLVATATVSAAAASPASRKVLHWKDYLGCPRDAVKFGACVAALGAAGLQAGAQLGTKCCDVVQGLAAAEAAACFCTTIKETVLGIPTEWTVGVGALASACKTELPDGFKCV from the coding sequence ATGGCCACCCGCCAAgccaccgcggccgccaccctcgcgttcctcctcgtcgccacggccaccgtctccgccgcggcggcgtcgccggcgtcgcGCAAGGTGCTGCATTGGAAGGACTACCTGGGGTGCCCGCGGGACGCCGTCAAGTTCGGGGCCTGCGtcgccgcgctcggcgccgcGGGCCTGCAGGCCGGCGCGCAGCTCGGGACCAAGTGCTGCGACGTCGTGCaagggctcgccgccgccgaggccgccgcctgcTTCTGCACCACCATCAAGGAGACCGTGCTCGGCATCCCCACGGAGTGGACCGTCGGCGTCGGGGCCCTGGCCAGCGCCTGCAAGACGGAGCTGCCCGACGGCTTCAAGTGTGTCTGA
- the LOC120641955 gene encoding uncharacterized protein LOC120641955 isoform X1 → MRTSAVAFAALLLLLLLATRAHGIRLNRQLHEAITSKEMAHPKPGAGEASIADSVKKHCTPEGRCSSAGKVKKALARAGETAEAKQQQQIGSSVNVHDTTVDAGATQQQAGQREAAGAASQGSPDDASAGAASTRVAARQRQTATYPDLMEIAGMDYSPATRKPPIHN, encoded by the exons ATGAGGACTTCTGCTGTGGCCTTTGCTGCTCTTCTGCTGCTACTTCTTCTGGCTACAAGAGCACATG GAATCAGGCTGAACAGGCAGTTACATGAAGCAATCACAAGCAAG GAGATGGCCCATCCCAagcccggcgccggcgaagcATCCATTGCTGACTCGGTGAAGAAGCACTGCACTCCCGAAGGGCGTTGCTCATCAG CAGGAAAGGTGAAAAAGGCTCTGGCGCGCGCTGGTGAAACGGCAGaagcgaagcagcagcagcag ATCGGCTCGTCGGTAAACGTTCACGACACGACGGTCGACGCCGGGGCAACGCAGCAGCAAGCCGGCCAGCGCGAagcggccggggcggcgagCCAGGGGTCCCCGGACGACGCGTCCGCGGGCGCGGCTTCCACGCgcgtggcggcgcggcagcggcagACGGCGACGTACCCGGACCTCATGGAGATCGCCGGCATGGACTACTCGCCGGCCACGAGAAAGCCGCCCATCCACAActga
- the LOC120641960 gene encoding 36.4 kDa proline-rich protein-like, with the protein MAFAKLSAVLVLAAVLALSSSPLALAWEKAETECGSCQKGTPPSAGGLPLPPVTLPSVPLPSVPLPPVAVPSVPLPPVAVPSLPLPPLPKLPVPVPPIIGGSPPTKTPGGRKACPPPPTPTPTPPTPTHPPSSDKCPIDALKLGACVDVLGNEVHIGDANVKCCPLVKGVAGLSAAACLCTALKAKVLDLSVYVPIALEVLLNCGCAVPPGYKCA; encoded by the coding sequence ATGGCGTTCGCCAAGCTCTCCGCGGTGCtggtcctcgccgccgtgctcgcgctctcctcctcgccgctcGCCCTCGCGTGGGAGAAAGCGGAAACAGAGTGCGGCTCGTGCCAGAAAGGCACGCCGCCCTCGGCCGGCGGGCTCCCGTTGCCCCCCGTCACCCTGCCATCCGTCCCTCTGCCGTCGGTGCCCCTGCCACCAGTCGCCGTGCCGTCGGTGCCCCTGCCGCCGGTCGCCGTGCCGTCGCTCCCCCTGCCCCCGTTGCCGAAGCTCCCCGTGCCCGTCCCGCCGATCATCGGTGGGAGCCCGCCGACGAAGACGCCCGGCGGCCGGAAGGCGTGCCCGCCGCCTCCgacgcccacgcccacgcccccGACCCCGACGCACCCGCCGTCCTCGGACAAGTGCCCCATCGACGCGCTGAAGCTGGGCGCGTGCGTGGACGTCCTCGGCAACGAGGTGCACATCGGCGACGCCAACGTCAAGTGCTGCCCGCTCGTGAAGGGCGTCGCCGGCCTCTCGGCCGCGGCGTGCCTGTGCACCGCCCTCAAGGCCAAGGTGCTGGACCTCTCCGTCTACGTGCCCATCGCGCTCGAGGTGCTCCTCAACTGCGGCTGCGCCGTCCCGCCCGGCTACAAATGCGCTTAA
- the LOC120641955 gene encoding uncharacterized protein LOC120641955 isoform X2, whose product MRTSAVAFAALLLLLLLATRAHGIRLNRQLHEAITSKEMAHPKPGAGEASIADSVKKHCTPEGRCSSGKVKKALARAGETAEAKQQQQIGSSVNVHDTTVDAGATQQQAGQREAAGAASQGSPDDASAGAASTRVAARQRQTATYPDLMEIAGMDYSPATRKPPIHN is encoded by the exons ATGAGGACTTCTGCTGTGGCCTTTGCTGCTCTTCTGCTGCTACTTCTTCTGGCTACAAGAGCACATG GAATCAGGCTGAACAGGCAGTTACATGAAGCAATCACAAGCAAG GAGATGGCCCATCCCAagcccggcgccggcgaagcATCCATTGCTGACTCGGTGAAGAAGCACTGCACTCCCGAAGGGCGTTGCTCATCAG GAAAGGTGAAAAAGGCTCTGGCGCGCGCTGGTGAAACGGCAGaagcgaagcagcagcagcag ATCGGCTCGTCGGTAAACGTTCACGACACGACGGTCGACGCCGGGGCAACGCAGCAGCAAGCCGGCCAGCGCGAagcggccggggcggcgagCCAGGGGTCCCCGGACGACGCGTCCGCGGGCGCGGCTTCCACGCgcgtggcggcgcggcagcggcagACGGCGACGTACCCGGACCTCATGGAGATCGCCGGCATGGACTACTCGCCGGCCACGAGAAAGCCGCCCATCCACAActga
- the LOC120641956 gene encoding uncharacterized protein LOC120641956: MAPASSPSSFAGAACFVLLLVLAGASVSHGSFLGRRVLSDEQATGIVALWRRSLADAAPPPNNSLVLASQRTRRSDPFANLTAYTGGWNISDQHYWGSVAYTAVPLFVMAVVWFVGFGAVLLIISCCCCFCGGKDGAYSPCCYFTSLAFLIILTIATITGCVILHCGSDLFHHSSIKTVDYVVGQGDLTADNLRNFAGSLAAAKNITIDQIFLPADVQRKIDIVEEKLNSSANEFSTRLLENSIKIKKVVNHMEHELMAAAAVMGGLAVFGFLFSILGLRFLVSILVVLAWFNLTVILMTSGVFLLLHNVVGDTCVAMDDWVTHPQAHTALDDILPCMDVATANLSLYRSQEVTAQLVALVNNVVVNISNREFPPGLLPLYFNQSGPLMPVLCNPFNPDMSPRACAPGEVDFKSAAREWKRFECRTAGQPGAEVCATPGRLTPAAYGQMTAATSVSQGLYEYGPFLVQLQDCSFVRETFLSISDNNCPGLERYSRHVYVGLIIIAGAVMLSVVFWMVHTRQRRRRAMQVQAAATATS; the protein is encoded by the exons ATGGccccggcctcctccccctcctcgttcgccggcgccgcgtgcttcgtcctgctcctcgtcctcgccggcgcctCCGTTTCGCACGGCTCGTTTCTGGGCAGGCGCGTTTTGTCAG ATGAACAAGCCACGGGGATAGTGGCTCTATGGAGGAGATCGCTTGCCGACGCTGCTCCTCCACCGAACAACTCCCTCGTCTTGGCCTCGCAAAGAACTCGCCGGAGCGACCCCTTCGCCAACCTCACCGCGTACACCGGCGGCTGGAACATCAGCGACCAGCACTACTGGGGT TCCGTGGCGTACACCGCGGTTCCCCTCTTCGTCATGGCCGTGGTGTGGTTCGTCGGCTTCGGCGCCGtgctgctcatcatctcctgctgctgctgcttctgcggGGGCAAGGACGGCGCCTACTCGCCGTGCTGCTACTTCACCTCCCTGGCGTTTCTCATCATCCTCACCATAGCGACAAT CACCGGGTGTGTGATCTTGCACTGCGGTAGCGATCTCTTCCACCACAGCTCGATCAAGACCGTCGACTACGTCGTCGGGCAGGGCGACCTGACGGCGGACAACCTGAGGAACTTCGCCGGCAgcttggcggcggcgaagaACATCACCATCGACCAAATCTTCCTCCCAGCTGACGTCCAGCGGAAGATCGACATCGTCGAGGAGAAGCTCAACTCCTCGGCGAACGAGTTCTCCACTCGCTTGCTGGAGAACTCCATCAAGATCAAGAAAGTGGTGAACCACAT GGAGCACGAATTGATGGCTGCTGCCGCTGTAATGGGTGGCCTTGCGGTATTCGGATTCC TGTTCTCCATACTGGGGTTGCGGTTCCTTGTCTCCAT ATTGGTGGTCTTGGCATGGTTCAATCTCACCGTCATCCTCATGACCTCCGGCGTTTTCCTTCTCTTGCACAA CGTGGTGGGCGACACGTGCGTGGCGATGGACGACTGGGTGACCCACCCGCAGGCGCACACGGCGCTGGACGACATCCTCCCGTGCATGGACGTGGCGACGGCGAACCTGTCGCTGTACCGGAGCCAGGAGGTGACGGCGCAGCTGGTGGCGCTGGTGAACAACGTCGTGGTCAACATCTCCAACCGGGAGTTCCCGCCGGGGCTCCTGCCGCTCTACTTCAACCAGTCGGGGCCCCTGATGCCGGTGCTGTGCAACCCCTTCAACCCGGACATGAGCCCGCGCGCGTGCGCCCCCGGCGAGGTCGACTTCAAGAGCGCGGCGCGGGAGTGGAAGCGGTTCGAGTGCCGGACGGCGGGGCAGCCGGGGGCGGAGGTGTGCGCGACGCCGGGGCGCCTgacgccggcggcgtacgggcagatgacggcggcgacgagcgtCAGCCAGGGGCTGTACGAGTACGGCCCGTTCCTGGTGCAGCTGCAGGACTGCTCCTTCGTGCGGGAGACGTTCCTGTCCATCAGCGACAACAACTGCCCGGGCCTCGAGCGCTACAGCCGCCACGTCTACGTCGGCCTCATCATCATCGCCGGCGCCGTCATGCTCTCCGTCGTCTTCTGGATGGTGCACAcgcggcagcgccggcggcgcgccatgCAGGTCCAAGCAGCTGCGACTGCGACGTCGTGA
- the LOC120641957 gene encoding uncharacterized protein LOC120641957, whose translation MDWHAWLSGAPLEPALAYEYALVFARNELDAGDVAFLDHELLLSMGISVAKHRLEILKLAWRARRRSSLARRLLGRVARCVRSLVRRGDGGSTALVLVPSQQQPDDGRSPRGAGVPAARQRRRGKALRRAASEPKGYAPKAAIGGRAAAAVHAVGDVDNGDEMVRWDRLFKDLKPN comes from the coding sequence ATGGACTGGCACGCGTGGCTGTCGGGCGCGCcgctggagccggcgctggcGTACGAGTACGCGCTGGTGTTCGCGCGCAACGAGCTGGACGCCGGCGACGTGGCCTTCCTCGACCACGAGCTCCTCCTCAGCATGGGCATCTCCGTCGCCAAGCACCGCCTCGAGATCCTCAAGCTCGCCTGGCGCGCCCGCCGCAGGTCGTCGCtggcccgccgcctcctcggccgCGTCGCCAGGTGCGTGCGCTCTCTCGTGCGCCGCGGGGACGGCGGCTCCACGGCGCTCGTGCTGGTCCCGAGCCAGCAGCAGCCCGACGACGGCCGCAGCCCGCGGGGCGCGGGCGTCCCAGCCGCCAGGCAGCGGCGCCGCGGCAAGGCGCTGAGGCGGGCCGCGTCCGAGCCCAAGGGGTACGCTCCCAAGGCCGCCATCGgcggcagggccgccgccgccgtgcacgcCGTCGGGGACGTGGACAACGGCGACGAGATGGTCAGGTGGGACCGCCTGTTCAAGGACCTCAAGCCCAACTGA
- the LOC120641959 gene encoding NEDD8 ultimate buster 1-like: protein MASDEAPKPAADRIRVVGKWVGALEVELGAWTVPMLRAEVARRVGDGVEPERVGLIFGGRVLKDEPPASLREAGLKANAKVLSSLASPDRAKEIAAEAAKAKAEEEHAARLVRLWDAAKAMSQRHTDGSFLEGEDYNLDLEDQSGQKVMFGSVDDMKALKMALMLHQKAKTQMKRKRYKEALDVLIMAEEAFSLCDSKLIEKVDNVPMLQLDIVWCYFVLRDVSCLEVAGTRLEKARVGFERSHGKDSSRFRVLQAGRQADLAIYVRLELLEGVVAYHNGQTEKASGYLTSAQAKYLQLQVPDEAISMLMDMGYEARSAKRALKMTGYDIQSSVDLLCEEREKKIRRQEEDRERQREILEQMRYGKTPMNKAVDLQKLKGLTNIGFEKYLAAEALRINENDADKALDLLTNPEENCILQNKIQAKRSRATRGSSSSRAAAARTARGTNNRQAFVRAPPHAVDGNAPPDAANGNLQEGNHADGNLPEGNDVDGNPPEGNDVDGNPPEGNDVDGNPPEGNGAQLLDSQEAMINEESVNQDVVMTDEVAVNDEETNSHPVPARDVSMESELAHELTGDALDDYDIEVSDEGQAIAEYLSLLESAASS from the exons ATGGCGTCCGACGAGGCCCCCAAGCCGGCGGCGGATCGAATTCGGGTGGTCGGCAAGTGGGTCGGCGCCCTGGAGGTGGAACTGGGCGCCTGGACGGTGCCGATGCTgcgggcggaggtggcgcggcgggtTGGGGACGGCGTGGAGCCCGAACGCGTCGGCCTCATCTTCGGCGGCCGCGTGCTCAAGGATGAGCCCCCCGCCTCGCTGCGGGAGGCCGGGCTCAAGGCCAACGCCAAGGTGCTTTCCTCCCTCGCATCCCCAGATCGCGCCAAGGAAATCGCCGCCGAAGCCGCCAAGGCGAAGGCCGAGGAGGAGCACGCCGCTAGGCTTGTCAGGCTCTG GGATGCTGCGAAAGCAATGTCTCAAAGGCACACAGATGGGTCCTTCCTTGAAGGTGAAGACTACAACTTAGATCTTGAGGATCAAAGTGGCCAGAAAGTGATGTTTGGATCTGTTGATGATATGAA AGCTTTGAAGATGGCTCTAATGCTTCACCAAAAAGCTAAAACTCAGATGAAGAGAAAAAGGTACAAGGAAGCACTAGATGTATTAATAATGGCTGAG GAAGCTTTCTCCCTTTGTGACTCAAAACTCATTGAG AAAGTTGATAATGTGCCAATGCTTCAACTAGATATAGTATGGTGCTATTTTGTGCTTCGTGATGTATCATGCCTGGAGGTTGCAGGGACTCGCCTTGAAAAAGCACGAGTAGGATTTGAACGTTCCCATGGGAAAGATTCCTCTCGCTTCAGAGTACTTCAGGCTGGCCGGCAAGCAGATCTTGCTAT TTACGTAAGGCTGGAGCTTTTGGAAGGAGTGGTAGCATATCATAATGGTCAAACTGAAAAGGCGAGTGGATATCTCACTTCTGCGCAAGCTAAATACCTGCAG CTTCAAGTACCAGATGAAGCTATATCAATGTTAATGGATATGGGCTATGAAGCACGATCCGCAAAAAGAGCATTGAAGATGACTGGCTATGATATTCAATCATCTGTGGATCTCCTGTGTGAGGAACGTGAAAAGAAAATCCGTAGACAAGAGGAGGACCGAGAGAGACAAAGAGAGATTCT GGAACAAATGAGATACGGTAAAACTCCCATGAACAAGGCAGTTGACCTGCAGAAGCTGAAAGGCTTGACTAACATTGG ATTCGAAAAGTATCTTGCCGCAGAAGCACTGCGCATAAATGAAAATGATGCTGATAAGGCATTAGATCTTTTGACAAATCCTGAAGAAAATTGCATCCTGCAA AATAAAATCCAGGCAAAGAGGAGCCGAGCAACTCGTG GATCATCGAGTTCCAGGGCAGCTGCTGCTAGGACTGCTCGAGGAACCAACAATCGTCAGGCTTTTGTTAGAGCTCCACCACATGCTGTCGATGGAAATGCTCCTCCAGATGCTGCAAATGGAAACCTTCAAGAGGGAAACCATGCAGATGGGAATCTGCCAGAGGGAAACGATGTGGACGGCAACCCTCCAGAGGGAAACGATGTGGATGGAAACCCTCCAGAGGGAAACGATGTGGATGGCAACCCTCCAGAGGGAAATGGTGCCCAACTTTTGGACTCTCAAGAGGCTATGATCAATGAAGAATCTGTGAATCAAGATGTAGTTATGACTGATGAAGTAGCTGTTAATGATGAAGAGACAAACTCTCATCCAGTTCCAGCCAGGGACGTGTCCATGGAAAGTGAGCTTGCCCATGAACTGACGGGGGATGCCTTGGATGACTATGATATTGAGGTTAGCGACGAAGGGCAGGCAATAGCTGAGTACTTGAGCTTACTGGAGTCTGCTGCTAGTTCTTAA
- the LOC120641962 gene encoding haloalkane dehalogenase-like gives MPRCCPCATSSSPSLFLLPSVPASSASKTASSRRVAFSPCDGAFSCVSGRLRWGTRPRGRCATVEASGKDGSGTAEEEKEKDEPGFNPFGFVTDNPSSRSAIQLPAVPAEDGNVGQMLYRIEDKGREYGSYVRSGEFRWFVRETGSRDARRGTIVFLHGAPTQSFSYRVVMAQMADAGYHCFAPDWIGFGFSEMPQPGYGFDFKEEEFHKAFDDLLGTLNITEPFFLVVQGFLVGSYGLTWALNNSNKVLKLAILNSPLTVSSPVPGLFQQLKWPLVGEFTCQNAVLAERFIEAGSAYVLKLEKADVYRLPYLSSGAPGFALLEAARKVNFQDVLHRISAGFSSNSWQKPILLAWGISDKYLPLSIAEEFKKANPSVVKLEAIEGAGHMPQEDWPEKVVKALISFL, from the exons atgccgcgctgctgcccctgcgcgacctcctcctctccctccctgttCCTCCTCCCTTCCGTTCCCGCCTCTTCCGCTTCCAAAACCGCCAGCAGCAGGAGGGTTGCCTTCTCCCCGTGCGATGGCGCCTTCAGCTGTGTCAGCGGGAGGCTGCGGTGGGGGACGAGACCGAGAGGCAGGTGCGCGACAGTCGAGGCGAGCGGCAAGGACGGGAGTGGTACGgcggaagaggaaaaggaaaaggacgaGCCGGGGTTCAATCCGTTCGGGTTCGTCACGGACAACCCCTCCAGCCGCAGCGCCATCCAGCTGCCCGCGGTTCCCGCCGAGGACGGCAATGTCGGCCAGATGCTCTAC AGGATCGAGGACAAGGGGAGGGAGTACGGCTCGTATGTCAGGTCAGGAGAGTTCCGATGGTTTGTGAGGGAAACAG GTTCACGTGATGCACGACGTGGGACTATTGTGTTCCTTCACGGGGCTCCTACTCAATCATTTAGTTACCGCGTGGTTATGGCTCAG ATGGCAGATGCTGGCTACCACTGCTTTGCACCTGACTGGATTGGATTTGGGTTCAGTGAGATGCCACAGCCTGGATATGGGTTCGACTTTAAAG aggaggagttccACAAGGCATTTGATGATCTTCTTGGTACTCTAAATATCACTGAGCCCTTCTTCTTAGTTGTCCAG GGATTTCTTGTAGGTTCTTATGGGCTGACATGGGCACTGAACAACTCAAACAAAGTCCTCAAGTTAGCAATCCTGAATAGTCCACTTACTGTTTCTTCTCCAGTCCCTGGATTGTTTCAGCAGCTAAA GTGGCCACTCGTTGGTGAATTTACTTGTCAAAATGCTGTTTTGGCCGAGCGTTTCATTGAAGCAGGTAGCGC ctatgtgttgaaattggaAAAGGCTGATGTATATAGATTACCATATCTATCTAGTGGTGCACCTGGATTCG CTCTGCTTGAAGCTGCCAGGAAGGTCAACTTCCAAGATGTGCTACATAGAATTTCGGCTGGATTTTCATCCAACAG TTGGCAAAAACCAATACTGCTCGCATGGGGAATATCTGACAAGTACTTACCATTATCGATAGCTGAGGAATTCAAGAAAGCTAATCCCAGTGTTGTAAAACTGGAGGCGATAGAAGGAGCTGGTCATATGCCGCAGGAGGACTG GCCAGAGAAGGTTGTGAAGGCCCTGATATCCTTCCTGTAA